The Flavobacterium galactosidilyticum nucleotide sequence AATGATTTGCAACTAAATATTCAGCAATTTGTATCGTATTTGTAGCAGCTCCTTTTCTTAAATTATCAGCTACAATCCACATATTTAATGTGTTTTCTTGGCTTTCGTCACGACGAATTCTACCTACAAAAACAGCATCTTTTCCTTGTGCATACATCGGCATTGGATAGGTAGAAGTGTCATTATTATCTTGTACAACAATTCCATCTGTATGATGCAAAATGTTTCTCACTTCACTTAAATCAAAATCATTAGAGAATTCTACATTTACCGCTTCACTGTGCCCGCCCACAATAGGCACACGAACAGCTGTTGCCGTAACAGCAATCGTGTTATCACTTAATATTTTTTTAGTTTCGCGAACTAGTTTCATTTCCTCTTTCGTGTATCCATTTTCTTCAAAAGAATCACATTGTGGAATTGCATTTCTGTGAATTGGGTATTTATAAGCCATTTCACCTTGAACTCCTGCATATTCATTTTCCAACTGTTGTACCGCTTTCACACCTGTACCGGTAATCGATTGGTAAGTAGAAACAATAACGCGTTTGATATTATATTTTTTGTGCAAAGGAGCCAAAACTAAAACCATTTGAATAGTTGAACAGTTTGGGTTCGCAATAATTTTATCTTCTTTGGTTAATTCATTAGCATTAATTTCAGGAACAATCAATTTTTTAGTAGGATCCATTCTCCAAGCTGATGAATTATCAATAACTGTAGTTCCAGCTGTAGCAAATTTAGGAGCCCATTCTAATGAAGTATCACCACCAGCAGAGAACAAGGCAATATCTACTTTCATATCAACAGCAGTTTGCAAACCTACAACAGTTAGTTTTTTTCCGTTGTATTCGATTTGCTTTCCTACTGATCTTTCAGAAGCAACAAGAATCAACTCATCATTAGCACCAATAAAATTTCTTTCTGCCAACACTTTTAACATTACTTCACCAACCATTCCGGTGGCACCAACAACTGCTATTTTCATAGTATATATTTATTATTGAATATAAAATTTGAAAGGCAAAAGTAAGTAATATTCAAATCAAAACAAGCGCGTTAACAAAAAATAACAAAATGTTATACATATAACATCGCCATAAAAAACCACGCTAGAAGGCGTGGTTTTCAAGATTATTTTAAACAAGATTATTTTTTCAATAAATCTCTAATTTGAGTAAGCAATTCTTCTTGAGTAGGTCCCGCTGGAGCAGCAACCACAACCACTTCTTTCTTTTTTGCTTTTTCAGCAGCTCTTAAAACAATAAAAACAAACAATGAAATAATAACAAAATTAATAACTGCCTGCACTAAATTACCATAAGTAATTACAGCAGCTCCTGCAGCTTTAGCAGCATCAAGTGACGCATAACTATTTCCATCAAGTGTAACAAATTTTTGCGTAAAGTCTATCCCACCTGTTAATAGACCTACAATTGGCATTATAACATCATCAACAGCTGATCCTACAATTT carries:
- a CDS encoding aspartate-semialdehyde dehydrogenase; the encoded protein is MKIAVVGATGMVGEVMLKVLAERNFIGANDELILVASERSVGKQIEYNGKKLTVVGLQTAVDMKVDIALFSAGGDTSLEWAPKFATAGTTVIDNSSAWRMDPTKKLIVPEINANELTKEDKIIANPNCSTIQMVLVLAPLHKKYNIKRVIVSTYQSITGTGVKAVQQLENEYAGVQGEMAYKYPIHRNAIPQCDSFEENGYTKEEMKLVRETKKILSDNTIAVTATAVRVPIVGGHSEAVNVEFSNDFDLSEVRNILHHTDGIVVQDNNDTSTYPMPMYAQGKDAVFVGRIRRDESQENTLNMWIVADNLRKGAATNTIQIAEYLVANHLV
- the mscL gene encoding large conductance mechanosensitive channel protein MscL, producing MGFFSDFKASLMKGDVLSLATAVVIGGAFGKIVGSAVDDVIMPIVGLLTGGIDFTQKFVTLDGNSYASLDAAKAAGAAVITYGNLVQAVINFVIISLFVFIVLRAAEKAKKKEVVVVAAPAGPTQEELLTQIRDLLKK